From a single Prionailurus bengalensis isolate Pbe53 chromosome A1, Fcat_Pben_1.1_paternal_pri, whole genome shotgun sequence genomic region:
- the LOC122473315 gene encoding ATP synthase subunit f, mitochondrial-like, translating to MMVSVIPVKEKLMDVKLGELPSWILLGDFFLRHGWNVSKEGIPGISMVLTAYVLFNYFLSYKELKPKWLHKYH from the coding sequence ATGATGGTGTCCGTCATACCAGTGAAGGAGAAGTTGATGGATGTCAAACTAGGAGAGCTGCCAAGCTGGATACTGTTGGGGGATTTCTTCCTAAGGCATGGCTGGAATGTTTCAAAGGAAGGAATCCCTGGGATTTCTATGGTGCTGACAGCATATGTGCTTTTCAACTACTTTCTTTCATACAAGGAACTCAAACCCAAGTGGCTACACAAGTACCACTGA